A single Capra hircus breed San Clemente chromosome 13, ASM170441v1, whole genome shotgun sequence DNA region contains:
- the ID1 gene encoding DNA-binding protein inhibitor ID-1, whose translation MKVASGSTAAAAGPSCALKAGKTAGGAGEVVRCLSEQSVAISRCAGGPGARLPALLEEQPVNVLLYDMNGCYSRLKELVPTLPQNRKVSRVEILQHVIDYIWDLELELNSESRVGTPGGRGLPARAPLSTLNGEIGALAAEAACVPADDRILCR comes from the exons ATGAAGGTCGCCAGTGGCAGCACCGCGGCCGCCGCGGGCCCCAGCTGCGCGCTGAAGGCCGGCAAGACGGCGGGCGGCGCGGGCGAGGTGGTGCGCTGCCTGTCCGAGCAGAGCGTGGCCATCTCGCGCTGCGCGGGCGGCCCCGGGGCGCGCCTGCCGGCCCTGCTGGAGGAGCAGCCGGTGAACGTGCTACTCTACGACATGAACGGCTGCTACTCGCGCCTCAAGGAGCTGGTGCCCACCCTGCCCCAGAACCGCAAGGTGAGCAGGGTGGAGATCCTCCAGCACGTCATCGACTACATCTGGGATCTGGAGTTGGAGCTCAACTCGGAATCCCGCGTCGGGACCCCCGGGGGCCGGGGGCTCCCCGCCCGGGCTCCGCTCAGCACTCTCAATGGCGAAATCGGCGCCCTGGCAGCAGAG GCGGCGTGTGTTCCAGCGGACGATCGTATCTTGTGTCGCTGA